A portion of the Equus quagga isolate Etosha38 chromosome 17, UCLA_HA_Equagga_1.0, whole genome shotgun sequence genome contains these proteins:
- the IRS1 gene encoding insulin receptor substrate 1, producing MASPPETDGFSDVRKVGYLRKPKSMHKRFFVLRAASEAGGPARLEYYENEKKWRHKSSAPKRSIPLESCFNINKRADSKNKHLVALYTRDEHFAIAADSEAEQDSWYQALLQLHNRAKGHHDGAAAPGAGGGGGSCSGSSGLGEAGEDLSYGDVPPGPAFKEVWQVILKPKGLGQTKNLIGIYRLCLTSKTISFVKLNSEAAAVVLQLMNIRRCGHSENFFFIEVGRSAVTGPGEFWMQVDDSVVAQNMHETILEAMRAMSDEFRPRSKSQSSSNCSNPISVPLRRHHLNNPPPSQVGLTRRSRTESITATSPASMVGGKQGSFRVRASSDGEGTMSRPASVDGSPVSPSTNRTHAHRHRGSSRLHPPLNHSRSIPMPSSRCSPSATSPVSLSSSSTSGHGSTSDCLFPRRSSASVSGSPSDGGFISSDEYGSSPCDFRSSFRSVTPDSLGHTPPARGEEELSNYICMGGKGASTLTAPNGHYILPRGGNGHRYIPGAGLGTSPALAGDEAASAADLDNRFRKRTHSAGTSPTISHQKTPSQSSVASIEEYTEMMPAYPPGGGSGGRLPGYRHSAFVPTHSYPEEGLEMHPLERGGGHHRPDTSTLHTDDGYMPMSPGVAPVPGSRKGSGDYMPMSPKSVSAPQQIINPIRRHPQRVDPNGYMMMSPSGSCSPDIGGGSSSSSSAAPSGSSYGKLWTNGVGGHHSHALPHPKLPMESSGSKLLSCTGDYMNMSPVGDSNTSSPSDCYYGPEDPQHKPVLSYYSLPRSFKHTQRPGELEETARHQHLRLSSSSGRLLYAAAAEDSSSSTSSDSLGGGYCGARSEPGLPHHLHHQVLQPHLPRKVDTAAQTNSRLARPTRLSLGDPKASTLPRARDQQQQPPLLHPPEPKSPGEYVNIEFGSDQPGYLSGPMAPHSSPSVRCPSQLQPAPREEETGPEEYMNMDLGPGRRAAWPESAGVQPGRVGPAPPGSASMCRPTRAVPSSRGDYMTMQMGCPRQSYVDTSPVAPISYADMRTGIVVEEVSLPGATAAAPSSTSAASASPAAPQGAGELGARSSLLGGPQGPGGMSAFTRVNLSPNRNQSAKVIRADPQGCRRRHSSETFSSTPSATRAGNMVPFGAGAVVGSSGGGSSTEDVKRHSSASFENVWLRPGELGGVPKEPAQVCGAAGGLENGLNYIDLDLVKDFKQRPQERPSQQQPPLPPAPHQPLGSSESSSTSRSSEDLSAYASISFQKQPEDLQ from the coding sequence ATGGCGAGCCCTCCGGAGACCGACGGCTTCTCGGACGTGCGCAAGGTGGGCTACCTGCGCAAACCCAAGAGCATGCACAAGCGCTTCTTCGTGCTGCGGGCGGCCAGCGAGGCGGGGGGCCCGGCGCGCCTCGAGTACTACGAGAACGAGAAGAAGTGGCGGCACAAGTCGAGCGCCCCCAAACGCTCGATCCCCCTCGAGAGCTGCTTCAACATCAACAAGCGGGCGGACTCCAAGAACAAGCACCTGGTGGCCCTCTACACCCGGGACGAGCACTTTGCTATCGCGGCGGACAGCGAGGCCGAGCAGGACAGCTGGTACCAGGCCCTCCTGCAGCTGCACAACCGTGCCAAGGGCCACCACGACGGGGCCGCGGCCCCTGGGGCGGGAGGCGGAGGGGGCAGCTGCAGCGGCAGCTCTGGCCTCGGCGAGGCAGGGGAGGACTTGAGCTACGGGGACGTGCCCCCAGGACCTGCGTTCAAAGAGGTCTGGCAGGTGATCCTGAAACCCAAGGGCCTGGGTCAGACAAAGAACCTGATTGGCATCTACCGCCTCTGCCTGACCAGCAAGACCATCAGCTTCGTGAAGCTGAACTCGGAGGCGGCGGCCGTGGTGCTGCAGCTGATGAACATCAGGCGCTGTGGCCACTCAGAGAACTTCTTCTTCATCGAAGTGGGCCGTTCCGCAGTGACGGGACCCGGGGAGTTCTGGATGCAGGTGGATGACTCTGTGGTGGCTCAGAACATGCACGAGACAATCCTGGAGGCAATGCGGGCCATGAGCGATGAGTTCCGCCCTCGCAGCAAGAGCCAGTCCTCCTCCAACTGCTCCAACCCCATCAGCGTACCCCTGCGCAGGCACCACCTCAACAACCCCCCGCCCAGCCAGGTGGGGCTGACTCGCCGCTCGCGCACCGAGAGCATCACCGCCACCTCCCCGGCCAGCATGGTGGGCGGGAAGCAGGGCTCCTTCCGTGTCCGTGCTTCCAGCGACGGCGAAGGCACTATGTCCCGTCCAGCTTCGGTGGATGGCAGTCCTGTGAGTCCTAGCACCAACAGGACCCACGCCCACCGGCATCGGGGCAGCTCTCGGCTGCACCCCCCTCTCAACCACAGCCGCTCCATCCCCATGCCTTCTTCTCGATGCTCACCTTCGGCCACTAGCCCGGTCAGTCTGTCGTCCAGCAGCACCAGTGGCCACGGCTCCACCTCAGACTGTCTCTTCCCGCGGCGGTCTAGTGCTTCTGTGTCCGGCTCCCCCAGCGATGGCGGTTTCATCTCCTCGGATGAGTATGGCTCCAGTCCCTGCGATTTCCGAAGTTCCTTCCGCAGTGTCACCCCAGATTCCCTGGGCCACACCCCACCGGCCCGGGGTGAGGAGGAGTTGAGCAACTACATCTGCATGGGAGGCAAGGGGGCCTCCACCCTCACTGCCCCCAATGGTCACTACATTTTGCCTCGGGGTGGCAATGGTCACCGCTACATCCCAGGAGCTGGCTTGGGCACGAGTCCAGCCCTGGCTGGAGATGAAGCAGCCAGTGCTGCAGATCTGGATAATCGGTTCCGAAAGCGGACTCACTCTGCTGGCACATCTCCTACCATTTCCCACCAGAAGACCCCATCCCAGTCCTCTGTGGCTTCCATTGAGGAATATACAGAGATGATGCCTGCCTACCCACCAGGAGGTGGCAGTGGAGGCCGACTGCCCGGCTACCGGCACTCGGCCTTTGTGCCCACCCATTCCTACCCTGAGGAGGGTCTGGAAATGCACCCTTTGGAGCGTGGTGGGGGCCACCACCGCCCAGACACCTCAACTCTCCACACTGATGATGGCTACATGCCCATGTCCCCAGGAGtggccccagtgcctggcagcCGAAAGGGCAGTGGGGACTATATGCCTATGAGCCCCAAGAGCGTGTCTGCCCCGCAGCAGATCATCAACCCCATCAGACGCCATCCCCAGAGAGTGGACCCCAATGGCTACATGATGATGTCCCCAAGCGGCAGCTGCTCCCCTGACATTGGAGGTgggtccagcagcagcagcagtgctgCCCCTTCTGGGAGCAGCTATGGGAAGCTATGGACAAATGGTGTAGGGGGCCACCACTCTCACGCCCTCCCACACCCCAAACTACCCATGGAGAGCAGTGGTAGCAAGCTCTTGTCTTGTACAGGTGACTACATGAACATGTCGCCAGTGGGGGACTCCAACACTAGCAGCCCCTCTGACTGCTACTACGGCCCTGAGGACCCCCAGCACAAGCCAGTACTCTCCTACTACTCATTGCCAAGGTCCTTTAAGCACACCCAGCGCCctggggagctggaggagacTGCCCGGCACCAGCACCTCCGCCTTTCCTCCAGCTCTGGTCGCCTTCTCTATGCTGCAGCAGCAGAAGATTCCTCTTCCTCCACCAGCAGTGACAGCCTGGGTGGGGGATACTGTGGGGCTAGATCCGAGCCCGGCCTCCCACATCATCTCCACCATCAGGTCCTGCAGCCTCATCTGCCTCGAAAGGTGGACACAGCTGCGCAGACCAACAGCCGCCTTGCTCGGCCCACAAGGCTGTCCCTGGGTGATCCCAAGGCCAGCACCTTACCTCGGGCCcgagaccagcagcagcagccaccccTGCTGCACCCTCCGGAGCCCAAGAGCCCAGGGGAATATGTGAATATTGAATTTGGGAGTGATCAGCCAGGCTACTTATCTGGCCCCATGGCTCCCCACAGCTCGCCTTCTGTCAGGTGTCCATCCCAGCTCCAGCCAGCTCCCAGAGAGGAAGAGACTGGCCCTGAAGAATACATGAACATGGACTTGGGGCCGGGCCGGAGGGCAGCCTGGCCGGAGAGCGCTGGGGTCCAGCCTGGCAGAGTAGGCCCTGCGCCTCCTGGGTCTGCTAGCATGTGCAGGCCTACTCGGGCAGTGCCCAGCAGCCGGGGTGACTACATGACCATGCAGATGGGTTGTCCCCGTCAGAGCTACGTGGACACCTCGCCAGTTGCCCCCATCAGCTATGCTGACATGCGGACGGGCATTGTTGTGGAGGAGGTGAGCCTTCCCGGGGCCACAGCGGCTGCTCCTTCCTCAACCTCAGCAGCCTCTGCTTCTCCTGCTGCACCTCAAGGGGCAGGGGAGCTGGGGGCCCGCTCTTCCCTGCTGGGGGGCCCGCAGGGACCTGGTGGCATGAGCGCCTTCACCCGGGTGAACCTCAGCCCCAATCGCAACCAGAGTGCCAAAGTGATCCGTGCGGACCCGCAAGGGTGCCGGAGGCGGCATAGCTCCGAGACCTTCTCCTCGACACCTAGTGCCACCCGGGCGGGCAATATGGTGCCCTTCGGAGCGGGGGCTGTGGTGGGGAGCAGCGGTGGTGGCAGCAGCACTGAGGATGTGAAGCGCCACAGCTCTGCTTCCTTTGAGAACGTgtggctgaggcctggggagctCGGGGGAGTCCCCAAGGAGCCAGCCCAAGTGTGCGGGGCTGCTGGGGGTTTGGAGAATGGTCTTAACTACATAGATCTGGATTTGGTCAAGGACTTCAAACAGCGCCCTCAGGAGCGCCCCTCTCAGCAGCAGCCTCCCCTACCCCCGGCCCCTCATCAGCCTCTTGGCAGCAGTGAGAGCAGCTCCACCAGCCGCTCCAGTGAGGATTTAAGCGCCTATGCCAGCATCAGTTTCCAGAAGCAGCCAGAGGACCTCCAGTAG